One Gammaproteobacteria bacterium genomic window carries:
- a CDS encoding Gfo/Idh/MocA family oxidoreductase, with amino-acid sequence MTNKIYCPIISALGDVNIEAICDRNPDKLHATKEKFQIPQKYENYQKMIENVLPDAVFAIGHPHSMYDVWMWCLQNSLNLFIEKPMGITLHQARALAYVAEGNSCITQVCFQRRASPMLNILLEECRARGKISFASVEFLKNAPDPFLGARDHMMDDGVHAIDTLRAICGGDVVAIHSVTKRIGTPDINLISALLEFDSGAIGQVHCNWASGYRQFRVGIHAPSICAEANLEGNGYLYRDGNRTEYDAREMAGSIEQMVLSGFQLKVRDFISCVRSRKQPDSNFQDALKTHIIAEKILANDLLI; translated from the coding sequence ATGACGAACAAGATATATTGCCCTATTATTTCAGCCTTAGGTGATGTAAACATCGAAGCGATATGCGATCGAAATCCAGATAAGCTGCATGCTACTAAGGAAAAATTCCAAATACCACAAAAATATGAAAATTACCAGAAAATGATTGAAAACGTTTTACCTGATGCCGTATTTGCGATTGGTCATCCACATTCAATGTATGACGTTTGGATGTGGTGCCTTCAGAATAGCCTAAATTTGTTCATCGAAAAGCCGATGGGTATAACGCTGCATCAAGCCCGTGCTTTGGCTTATGTCGCAGAAGGTAATAGTTGTATTACACAGGTATGCTTTCAGAGGCGGGCAAGTCCCATGCTCAATATTTTGCTTGAAGAATGTAGGGCGCGTGGAAAAATAAGCTTTGCATCGGTCGAGTTCTTGAAAAATGCACCTGATCCATTTCTTGGGGCTAGAGATCACATGATGGACGATGGAGTGCACGCCATTGACACACTGCGTGCCATTTGCGGTGGTGATGTAGTTGCGATTCATAGTGTGACCAAGCGTATCGGCACGCCAGACATCAATCTGATATCTGCTTTACTTGAATTTGATTCTGGTGCAATAGGACAAGTTCACTGCAATTGGGCATCTGGATACCGCCAGTTCCGTGTAGGGATTCATGCCCCTTCGATCTGCGCGGAAGCAAATCTCGAAGGAAATGGATATCTATACAGAGATGGAAATAGAACGGAGTATGATGCACGAGAGATGGCTGGAAGTATTGAGCAAATGGTACTTAGCGGATTTCAATTGAAAGTCAGAGACTTTATTTCTTGTGTTCGTTCCAGAAAACAACCAGACTCAAATTTTCAGGATGCTCTAAAGACGCACATTATAGCTGAAAAAATTCTTGCTAACGATTTACTGATAC